The region ACCAAGTCACCGGGCTGCAAACCGGAGGTCTTGCTATCCAGATCGGTGAAACCGGTAGCAGTACCGGTCACGTCACTGGCATTGTCTCTCGCATACAAAGTCTCAATGCGCTCCACCACCTGCGTCAACAGCGGCGGCATGGCAACAAAGCCCTGACTGCCCCGCTCGCCCTCTTCGTTGATCTCAAGCACGCGGCTTTCTGCCTCATCCAGTAACTGTCCTGCGGAGCGCCCGCCCGGGTTGTAGGCACTGGTCGCTATTTCGCTGCCCACCTCCACCAGTTTGCGCATGATGGCTCGCTCGCGCACGATCTCGGCATAACGGCGAATATTGGCTGCAGAAGGTACGTTTTGCGCCAATGATCCGAGATAAACCAGGCCGCCCGCCTTCTCCAACTCGGCATTGCTCTCCAGCGATTCGGCCAGGGTAATGACATCCACTGGCTGTGCATGTTCGGTCAGACGTCCAATATGACGCCAGATCAAACGATGCTCGTTGCGGTAAAAATCGCTTTCGCTCAACAGATCGGCGACCTTGTCCCACGCACTGGTATCCAGCAGGATGCCGCCCAGCACCGACTGCTCTGCCTCGACGGAATGAGGGGGAAGCTTTAAGGATTCAAGCTGGGAATCTGCAACGGGAACGGAAAAATTTTGCATGGTGTAACCGCAAATTTCGGGAGGGTGATTCTACACTTTTCAGACAACAAAAAAGGGCTGTTCCCAGCCCTTTTTCATAACCGCATGACAACGCAGGATTACTGCTCGCCCACCACTGTCACTGTCACGTTTGCAACCACGTCCGGATGCAGCGAGATGGTGATCGGATGATCGCCGATCTGCTTCAGGTGACCGGTAGCCATACGTACCTGGCTCTTTTCGACTTTGTGGCCTTGTGCTGCCAGGGCAACTGCAATGTCCGCATTGGTAACGGAACCGAACAACTTGCCATCCACGCCCGCTTTTTGCACGATCTGCACACTCAAGCCTTCCAGCTTGGCGCCGCGAGCCTGCGCATCGGCCAGTTTGGCTTGGTCAGCCGCTTCCAGTTCTGCACGACGTGTCGCGAAATCCGCCACGTTGTGTTCCGTCGCACGCTTGGCTTTGCCTTGCGGGATGAGGAAATTACGCGCGAAACCGTTTTTTACTTTGACCACATCGCCCAACTGGCCGAGGTTGATCACTTTTTCCATCAGAATCACTTGCATGATCTACTCCTTAGTGCAAATCAGTGTAGGGCAGCAACGCCAGGAAGCGCGCGCGTTTCACGGCCACGCTCAGCTGACGCTGGAAGCGCGTCTTGGTACCGGTAATACGTGCCGGGATCAGCTTGCCGTTCTCGGAAACCATTTCCTTCAGGATGTTGAGATCCTTGTAGTCCACTTCCGCAATCTTCTCGGCGGTGAAACGGCAGAACTTGCGGCGTTTGAACAATTGACGCGAAGCGCTGTTCTTCTTGTCATCTTTCTTTTTAAATACACGAGCCATGTTGTGCTCCTCTATCTCAATGTAACGTTATCAATGTGCAAAACCAGTTGCGCGATCTTCAGGCTGCGCTGCGCAAGGAAACCTTCGGCTTTCACCATCTGGCCGGGTTGCAAACGGCTGACTTGCTGTGCCGCTTCTCCCAGTGCCAGTGCCGGAACATCACACTGAACCTGGCGTTGCATCCCTGCTTCCTGCTGCATCGAAGTGTGGCGCAATTTGAACGCCACTCTCGCCAATCCCGCCGGGGTGTATCTCAAGCCTTCCGACTCGATCACTTCCCCTTCAATCACACAACGGTTGCTGCTCAATCCTTCTTACGCTGCAGGAGCAGCTGCTTCTGCTGCCGGCGCAGGTGCTGCGGCATCGCTGTTGAACGAACGCGACTTCTCTTCCTTCATCATGGCGGAAGGCGTAACGACTGCAGCCTTGGTCTTGATGGTCAGATGGCGCAACACGGCGTCGTTGAACTTGAATGCGTGTTCCAGTTCGTCCAGCGTGGGCTGGTCGACTTCGATGTTCATCAGCACGTAATGTGCCTTGTGGATCTTCTGGATCGGGTAAGCCAGCTGGCGGCGGCCCCAGTCTTCCAGGCGGTGGATGTGACCGTTCTTGCTGGTCACCAACGTGCGATAACGCTCAACCATCGCGGGCACTTGCTCGCTCTGATCGGGATGCACGATAAATACGATTTCGTAGTGTCGCATTACATCTCCTTGTGGATTAAAGCCCCCCGACATTAATGGACGGTGGAGCAAGGTCAAAAACTCCCTTTTTCAGGGAGGGGCGCATTATAGGGATATTCCGTGCCGCGTCAAGCGCTAAGCCATTAATCCGCCGCTAGAATGCGTAACGGCGGGCGCAAAACCAGCCGCCGGGTCGCCAACCACCCGGCCAGCGTCACCACCGCGATGCCGCCTCCGCAACCGATGAACCAGATGGAAACATCTGACCGGTAAGGGATATCCAGTACGAAACGCGCCAGCACCCAGCCCAGCAGCACTGCGCCCGCCGCCGCGAACAGGCCACTCAAGCCACCCAGCACGGCGAACTCGGACAGGTGCAGACGCCGCAGATAGAGACTGTCCGCCCCCAGCGTGCGCAGGATAGCTGCCTCGTGGCTGCGCTCATCCTGCGTGGCAAGCAGCGCGGCATACAGTACCGCGAGGCCGGAAAACAGGGTAAACAGGAACACTGCACTCACCGTTTGTGCGATCTGGTTCATGATGTTGCGCACCTGTGCGATCACCGCACCGGTATCGATCAACAATAAATTGGGGAATTCGCGCGACAGTTCGTCGCCCGTTCGCACCTTGTCCGGCGGCAGGTAGAAACTGCCCAGGTAGCTGGCCGGAAAATCCCTGAGCAGTTCCGGCGTGGCGATGACAAAGAAATTCACCTTCATTGAATCCCATTGCACCTTGCGCAGGCTGGTGACTTTCGCGGTAAATGTGCTGCCGGCCACATCGTAGGTGAGCACGTCCCCGAGACGAATGCCCAGCGTCTTGGCGATGCCTTCCTCCACGGAAAGTTGCCCTCCCGCCCCTGCCGTCCACCACCGCCCTTGCACCAGTTCATTCCAGGTTGGCATCTGTTCCATCCAGGAAAGGTTGAACTCGCGATCCACCAGTGCCTGGGCACGCGGATCGGGGTAGCTGCTGCCATTGATCGAGCGGTCGTTGATGGCGATCAGCCTGCCGCGCACCATCGGCTGCAACTCAGGTATCGGCAACGTCTGGTGCACAAAGAAATCCCGCACCGGCTGGATCTGGTCGGGCTGTATGTTCACCACGAAGCGGTTCGGCGTATCCGGCGGCAGTTTGCCCTGCCAGCTTTCCATCAGATCGGCGCGCACCATCGTCAGCACCAGCAAGGCCATGCCGCCCAGACTCAATGCCACCACCTGTATCGCCGCACTGCGCCCGTGCCGCGCGAGGTTGTTGAATGCATGTCGCCAATGCGATTGAAAGAAATATGCGTTGCGTGCCAGACCATGAAGCAGCACCCAGGCCAGTCCGCCGAACACCAGCAGCCCCGCGAGCAAACCTCCCAATACCGCCAAACCCAGTTTCAGCGAGCCTGCATGCCACAGGAACAGTCCTGCCAACACCAACAACGCAAGGCCATAAATCAGCCAGCCGCTGGCTTCCGGTGAATCCATCTCGCGGCGCAGCACGCGCAGCGGCGATACCTTGCGCAATTGCAGCAGGGGCAGGAAGGCGAAACCGAGCAGCAAAGCAAAGCCGCTGAGTGCAGCCTTGAGCAGCGGCAGCACGCCGGGTTGCGGCAAGCCTGCCTCGCGCATGGACGAGATGCTCTCGACCAACCCCGCTTGCGTGACATAGCCCAGCAAACCGCCGAGAAGCACCGAGACCACGCCAAGCAGGATGAATTGATAAAGGAACAGCCACAGTACCTGCGCCTGCTGAGCGCCGAGGCAACGCATCACCGCGCAGCCGTCCAGATGGCGCAGCACGAAGCGCCGTGCCGCCAGCGCCATCGCGGCGCCAGCCAGGATGGCGGCAGTCAATGCGGCAAGGCCAAGGAAATGCTCGGCACGTTCGAGCGCCGTGCGTATCTCGGGACGCGCATCGCGCACGTCCTCCATCTTTTCGTTGCCGGAAAGCTTTTCCTGCAGCGTCGCGCGCAGCGCAACCACCTGCCTAGCATCGCCTGCGATCATCAGGCGATATGAAATGCGGCTGCCTTCCTGCAGCAAGCCGGTAGAAGCCAAGTCGGCATCGTTCATCAGCACGCGCGGCGCAAAGCTGGCGAAACCGATGGACTGGTCGATGTCCTTCACGATGCGCGCTGCCACCATAAAACGCCGTGAGCCGATCCCAGCTTCATCCCCGATCTTGATATCGAGACGGCGCAGCAAACGTTCATCCACCCAAACCGTGCCGCGTGCCGGGATCGCCTGCGCCACGTGCACAGCGCCATCGTCGATCTCGATCTTGCCGCGCAGCGGATAGCCCGGCTCCGCCGACTGTATCTCGCTCAACAACACCTGCTCGCGGTGCGACACCATGCTGGGGAAAGTACGGCTCTCGACCACGCGCAAACCGAGCTTCTGCGCCATTTCGCGATATTCGGGGGAAAACGGTCGCGTCGAAGTGATGCGCAGATCGGCACCGATCAGGCTCTGCGCCTGCTGCTGCAACGCTTGCCTCACACGGTCGGCGAACAAGCCAACGGTAGCAAGGCTGCCAACCGCCAACATCAGCGCCAGCAGCAACACCCGCCACTCCCCGGCGCGCCAGTCGCGGCGCAGCAAATTGAGGGAGAGACGAAAGAGGTTCATTTTGTAAGTACGGAAAAATCGTGATTCACAATGCCGTTCCTTCTCGATTTACCACTTTTGTGCATCGCGCACCAAAACAGTGACAATACTTTGTAAGATTAATAACAATCCTGCCTTATACCGGCGTCATCAAAGACACCCCATAACGCCACGAATACCAATATCCTCGCCACTCTAAACCAAATCAACTTGATGTTGGCACGCAATATGCGACTAACTAAGCAAGGGTGGCAATTCCGAGCCCGATAGAAGTTGCCGCAACAAAATGATCAACGCAAGGAGGTGTGTCATGGCTATCGTTATGAACATGAGCAGCTACGAAATTGAACGTTGTCCAGTCGAGTTCGGATATGCCAAGGAAACCTTGCGTTCCGATTGGAACCCTGCCTTGACCCGGTTGAGCCTGCAGCCAGTTGTTTCGACAGCCAATAAGCAGAGAACCATGCCAGCCGAACTCGCGACGGTCAATGTGGAATTGTTCCTGCAGAGGATGTAAGCCTTGGATATGCGTGCTGCACATTCCGGCAGTCTCGACACGACAGAGAAGCCTGATCGACTCTTGGTTACCCTGCTTGGTAATCCCCCGGTCAAAAGATTTGATCCGCTAGTTGATTGTTAAAGTTTCGGTGTAACGACACTACACCACCCGCCCGGCCGCCAGTCTCAACAGCTTGCCACAGCGCTTCGCTAGTGCCTCGTCGTGTGTTACCAGAATCAGCGTCGTGCCCTGTGCACGGTTGAGTTCCAGCATCAATTCGATGACCTGTGCACCGGTGGCGGCGTCGAGGTTGCCGGTGGGCTCGTCGGCAAACAATATCCTGGGCCGGGTGACAAAGGCGCGCGCCAGTGCTACGCGCTGCTGTTCTCCGCCGGAGAGATGTTTTGGCAGGTGGTGGGCGCGTGCGCTCAAACCGACCTGCTGCAAGGATGTTTCGGCGCGCTGCCGCGCATCTTTTGCGCCAGTCAGTTCCAGCGGAAGCATCACGTTCTCCAGTGCATTCAGCGCGGGCAGCAACTGGAAGGACTGGAACACGAAACCCGCCAGTTCGCCGCGTAATCTCGCACGCCCATCCTCATCCATCTCGAACAGGTCTGTGCCATGCAGCAATACCTTGCCGCTGGTCGGGACATCCAGCCCCGCCAGAAGGCCGAGCAAAGTGGATTTGCCTGAACCCGATGCGCCGACGATGGCAAGGCTCTCTCCCGCTTCCACCTCAAAGCTGACGTCGTGCAGGATAACGAGCGGCTGATCGCCACTTAACACTTGCTTGGTGAGACCTACTGCTTGCACAATCGACGCCATGAAGACCTTTCTTAAAATCACATTGCTTGTCACTGCGCTGCTACTGCCTGCCCTTGCTCAAGCTGCGAAGAACATTCTGGTGTTCGGCGACAGTTTATCAGCCGGATACGGTATAGCACGAGACGATTCATGGGTGAATTTATTGCAGCTTGAGCTAAAAAAAAGTCATCCGCAGTTCGAAGTGGTGAATGCAAGTATCAGCGGCGAGACAACTTCGGGCGGGCTGCGCCGCATTGGCAAAGCCATGCAAGAACATCATCCCGTCCTGGTAATCCTTGAATTGGGGGCGAACGACGGGCTGCGCGGCGGCACCATCGCAGAGATGGAAAAGAACCTCGACCGGATCATTGAACAGGTGCAGCAAGCGCATGCCAGGATATTGCTGCTCGGCCTCCAGTTGCCGCCTAACTACGGCCTCGACTACACCAGGCAATTCCGTGCGCTCTACCCCAGACTGTCAAGGAAGCATGACATCGCACTGGTTCCTTTCATGCTGCAAGATATTCCGCCGGAGCAGTTTCAGGCCGACAACCTGCACCCAAATGCAGAAGCGCAACCGCGTATCATGCAACGTGTCCTGAAATCGTTATTGCCCCTACTGCGCTGATGCCCAATCACCTTTCGCACGAAACCAGCCCCTACCTGTTGCAGCACGCCGACAACCCGGTGGACTGGCATCCCTGGAATGCCGAGACCCTGAAGCTCGCACGCGATCTGGGCAAGCCCATCCTGCTCTCCATCGGCTATTCCGCTTGCCACTGGTGCCACGTGATGGCGCACGAGTCGTTCGAGGATGAAGCGGTCGCCGCCGTGATGAACGAACACTTCATCAACATCAAGGTGGACAGGGAGGAACGTCCCGACCTGGACCAGGTATACCAGAACGCACACTACCTGCTCGCAAAGCGCGGCGGCGGCTGGCCGCTGACCATGTTCCTTGAGCCGGACGGCACCCCGTTCTACAGCGGTACCTATTTCCCCAAGCAGGCGCGCTACGGCTTGCCCGGATTTCCGGATCTGTTGACGCGCATCGCCAAAGTCTACCGGGGAAAACGCGATGAACTGTCAGCCCAGGGCAAACAGCTCATCGCCCAGTTAGCCACCTGGCGGCCCGAGAAAGGCGCGACGGACATCGCACTCGACGCAACCCCGATCGACCTAGCGGTGCGGCAGCACAATCAGGATTTCGATCCGGTGAACGGCGGCTTCGGCGGCGCCCCCAAGTTTTTGCATCCTGCCGAACTGGACCTGCTGCTGCGGCAGGCTCACGCCACACATGACGAGCAAACGAGCCATGTCGCGCTGTTCACCCTGAGGCAGATGGCCCTGGGCGGACTGTACGATCAGCTCGGCGGCGGTTTCTGTCGCTACAGCGTGGATGCACACTGGGACATCCCGCATTTCGAGAAGATGCTGTATGACAACGGCGTGCTGCTCGGCCTGTATTGCGACGCCTGGCTAAGCAGCCATGATCCGTTTTTCGCCCACGTGGTGGTACAGACCGCAGGCTGGGTGATGCGCGAGATGCAGTCGCCGAACGGGCATGCCCGTTCCCCTCACCCCAACCCTGATATAACAACTAGCCATTCGACTAATCCCGCAAGCGGGCAAGTCGCTGGTTATCTCCCGCAAGCGGGCGAGGGAGCAAACGAGTCGCTACGCGAGATTGGGATTGGACGCGGCTATTACGCTTCGCTGGATGCAGACTCGGAACATGAGGAGGGCAAGTTCTATGTGTGGCAGCGCAACGAGATCCGCGACCTGCTGAGCGCCGACGAATACGCACTCGTCAAACCGTATTACGGGCTGGACAGCACACCCAACTTCGAGAATCACAGCTGGAACCTGCGCGTGACTCTACCGTTGGCCGGGATCGCTCAGCAGCTGAACATCAGCGCAGAACAGGCATCCGCACGGCTCGGCTCGGCACGGACAAAACTGTTCGCCGCGCGGGAACGGCGCATCCGCCCCGGCCGCGACGAAAAGATACTTGGTAGCTGGAACGGACTGATGATAGCCGGCATGGCAAAAGCAGCGCGTACCTTCAACCGCATCGACTGGTTACGGTCCGCACAGCAGGCGATGGATTTCGTGCGCGGCACGCTGTGGCAGAACGGCAAGCTACTCGCCACGCACAAGGATGGCAAGACACACCTGAACGCCTACCTGGACGACCATGCGTTCTTGCTGAATGCGGCGCTGGAATTGTTGCAAACGGAATATCGCGCCACCGACATGGCCTTTGCCATACAACTCGCCGATGCGCTGCTGGCCCGTTTCGAGGACACCGAGAACGGCGGTTTCTTCTTCACCAGCCATGACCACGAGGCGCTGATCCAGCGCAACAAGTCCGGCCAGGACGATGCCATCCCGTCCGGCAACGGCATCGCGGCACAGGGATTATTGCGGTTGGCGGAATTGACAGGCGATATGCCCTATATCGAAGCAGCCGAGCGTTGCCTGAAACTGTTCTTCCCGTTGATGCAAAGGGCAGCCGGCCAGTTCAGCAGCCTGTGCACCGCGCTGGATGAAGTGATGCAGCCGCCTTCCATGCTGGTGTTATGCGGCGCAAAAAATGAAACAACCGCCTGGCGGACGGCTGTGGCGGCGAAATATGCGCCGGGATTGATGATCATCGAACTGACCGGTAATGAAACCGGTTTGCCAGCCCCGTTGCGTAAACAGCGTACTGCAACAACGACGGCATGGCTGTGTCGCGGCACACAATGCCTGCCGCCGATCGGCAGCCTCGATGCGCTACTGGCAGAACTATAACCAACCACTAGTCAACCGTTCTCTGGTTGCTTAACGGGATGGCTAGTCGTTTATCAGCGTAGCGTTACCCCGCCCGCCTGAGCGCCGAAGCCGGGGAACATGCTCGCCACTCCGGCACCGAACTTCTTGGCAAGGCGATCCGCGAGACCTTCATGCGTGGTGAAGTCCACAACGTTTTCCACCTTGACCACGTCGCGCGCGACGGAATCCACACTGCCGATATCATCCGCCAAGCCCATCTGGATGGCTTTGTCGCCCGTCCAGAACAAGCCGCTGAATGTATCCTCGGTTTCTTTCAGCCGTTTGCCGCGCCCCTGTTTCACCACCTCGATGAATTGCTGGTGTATGTCCTCCAACATGTTTTTGGTAAATTCTTCCTGCTTGGGATTGAGCGGCGAGAACGGATCCATGAACCCCTTGTTCTTGCCCGCGGTCATCAGGCGGCGCTCTACACCCAGCTTCTGCATGGTGCCGGTGAATCCGAAACCATCCATCAACACGCCGATGGAACCGACGATACTGGCCTTGTTGACGTAGATCTTGTCGGCCGCAGCAGCGATGTAATAGCCGCCGGATGCGCACATGTCTTCCACCACCACATACAAAGGTATATCCGGATGCAGGCCGCGCAGACGGCGCATCTCGTCATTCACCAACCCGGCCTGTACCGGACTGCCGCCGGGGCTGTTGCAACGCAGAATCACGGCTGCGGTGTTTTTGTCCTTGTAGGCATCCTGCAAGCTGCCGATCAGGTTGTCCGCATTCGCATTGCTGTCCGCGGCAATCACTCCAGACAATTCGATCAGCGCACTGTGCTTGCCTGACAGAGAACCGTCGACCTTGTCGCCCATCCATCCCATGACCAAAAAGAGTATGAAGAACAGATATCCGAAACCAAGCACCTTGAAGAAGATTCCCCAGTGCCGGGCACGGCGCTGCTCCTGAACGGCGGATAACGCCAGTTTTTCCAGTACGCCGCGTTCCCAGTTGTTGTTGTTTTCTTCTGACATAAATTAAAACTCCTTCGATAAATTCGTTATGCGTTGACCCTGAACCACTCTCTCAGTTCAACAAAATCATCAAGCAGGGCGATCGGTTTCAATTCGCGCAATTGATCCTCAGGATGCGCGCCGTGTGTTACACCCACTGCATCCACCCCGGCGTTGATCGCCATTTGCAGGTCATGCGTGGTATCGCCGATCATCAGGGTACGTTCCGGTGGCACGTCCAGTTCATCCATGATCTCCAGCAGCATCGCCGGGTGCGGCTTGGAGAATGTCCGGTCTGCCGTGCGCGTGGCATGGAAATACTCGCCCATATGGGTGGATTCAAGGGCATGGTCCAGACCGTTGCGATTCTTGCCTGTCGCCACCGCAAGCCTGTAGCCTGCGCCATGCAACTCGATGATGGTCTCCCTGGCCTGGTCGAACAGGGGGATGGATTCATTCTGCGACAGGAAATGATGGCGGTAGCGTGCAACCAGCGGCTCATACATCTCTTCCGGCGCATCGGGAACGGCATGGCGCAATGCCTGCAACAGACCCAAACCGATCACATGACGTGCCGTTTCATCGTCCGGCACCGGCAATTTCAGGTCGCGGCAGGCAGCCTGGATCGATCCCGCGATGATCGCCGTCGAGTCCATCACCGTGCCGTCCCAGTCGAACACAATCAATTCGTAACGTTTTGCCATCTGCACCGCCAAAATAAAATAGGCGCGGATTCTACCATTTCGCTTGCCCATCACCGCGGTAATCCCTACCATGCCGCGCCATGAACACCTTACCCAGTTGGCTAATTTATTGTCGTCCTGGCTTCGAACGCGATTGCGTGGAAGAAACCCAGGCCAAGCCTGTCGAAACGACCGAGAACAGCGGCTATGTCGTGCTGCAAGGCAAGCCACGGCTGACTTACAGGCAATTGACCTTCGCGCGTCAATTGCTCAGCCTGCATGCGGAAGTAAGCGATTTGCCGGAACGCGACCGGCTTACACCGCTGCTGGCAGCGATACCCGCATCGCCTGAACGGTTTAGCGCCCTGTACCTGGAAGTGCCGGACACCAACGAGGGCAAGACGCTGTCGGGCTTCACGCGGCGTTTTCAGCCCCTTCTGGAAGAGGCGTTGCGAGTACAAGGAAGGTTGGCGGATGCGTCGGGTATTCACCCTTCGACAGGCTCAGGGCGAACGGATATTTCTCCTCGCCTGCACATCTTCTTTCCCGATAACCAACGCGCCCTGATCGCCACCGCCGATCCGCATAACAGCTCGGCTGCACTCAACGGCATCCAGCGCGTCAGCATGGCGAGCGATGCGCCTAGCCGTTCCTATCTCAAACTCGCGGAAGCGTTCGAGGTGTTCCTCGACAAAAAGGAACAGGCGCTATGGCTTAAACCGGGCATGACCGCAATCGACCTCGGTGCCGCACCCGGCGGCTGGACCTGGCAATTGGTGCAGCGCGGATTGAAAGTCACCGCCGTGGATAACGGCCCGCTCAAGGGAGCTGCGGCAGGTCATCCTTCCATCAGGCATCTGCGCGAGGACGGCTTCCGCTTCCGTCCGCAGCGCCCGGTGGACTGGCTGGTGTGCGACATGGTGGAACAACCTCAGCGTGTCGCGACCTTGATGACCGAATGGTTCATCGGCGGCCACACCCAGCGCGCCATCTTCAATCTCAAGCTGCCGATGAAAAAACGCGTCGCGGCATTGAACGATGCGCTCAACAGCATACGCACCGCACTCAACAACATAGGTATCCGTTACCAACTGGAAGCCAAGCAGCTCTACCATGACCGTGAAGAAGTCACGGTATACCTGGCACGCAAACGCTAGCAACCCGTTACGCAGTCTCGTCGATGTGTTCAGTCATGTCGCCCTCGCGCAGATTGTGACGACGGCGGTCGATACCTGATCGCAACTCGACCAGCACGGGCAAATGGCTGACGCGACGACAGGCTTTGCGGCGGTCTTCGAAGGCAACTGTACGATGCTGTTGCTGCGCGACCGGACGCACGGGTTCCCGATGAACCTCGTGCGGCTCGACATGGGGAAGGTCGGGTTGCTCGCGAGGAAATACGGGTTTCACCGCTTGCGCCGCGGACAGCCCCTTCACCTGGCGAGTCGTCGGACTCGCCGTCGTTGACGGAATACTGGGCACATAGCGCATGACAACTCCTCGCGACCGCATCGTGCGACCGGCAACCCTGTTATCGGCAAGTATTGCCTAAAACTTAGGCAGCCACAGCATCCAGCTTGTTCAGAAAGCTCTGCAATTCAGGGGGTAACGGCGCAACGATGTTTAGCGGCTCACCCGTCAGCGGATGGTTGAATGAGATCGAATGGGCATGCAGGAACATACGTTTAAGACCCCGTTTCGCCAGTTCCTTGTTTCGCGCAAAGTCGCCGTATTTGTCGTCGCCCGCAATTGGAAAACCCAAGTGCGACGTATGCACGCGAATCTGGTGTGTACGTCCGGTCTTGAGCTGCGCTTCCAGTAGGCTGAATTCAGGCCAGCTCTTTAGCAGAGTAAAGATGGTATGCGACGCCTGCCC is a window of Sideroxydans sp. CL21 DNA encoding:
- the rlmM gene encoding 23S rRNA (cytidine(2498)-2'-O)-methyltransferase RlmM, with product MNTLPSWLIYCRPGFERDCVEETQAKPVETTENSGYVVLQGKPRLTYRQLTFARQLLSLHAEVSDLPERDRLTPLLAAIPASPERFSALYLEVPDTNEGKTLSGFTRRFQPLLEEALRVQGRLADASGIHPSTGSGRTDISPRLHIFFPDNQRALIATADPHNSSAALNGIQRVSMASDAPSRSYLKLAEAFEVFLDKKEQALWLKPGMTAIDLGAAPGGWTWQLVQRGLKVTAVDNGPLKGAAAGHPSIRHLREDGFRFRPQRPVDWLVCDMVEQPQRVATLMTEWFIGGHTQRAIFNLKLPMKKRVAALNDALNSIRTALNNIGIRYQLEAKQLYHDREEVTVYLARKR